In Microbacterium sp. ABRD28, the genomic stretch ATCCAGTTCCTCGTCAACGTCGCCTTCTTCGGCGGCGCCTACTACATGGGGGATCGCGCCTACGCCTCCGCCCTGCAGCGCCACGCGCTCGAGCTGCGCACCGGCGAGCTCGAGAAGGAACGCGAGGTGACGGCAGCCCAGGCTGTTGCGCTCGACCGGGTCAAAATCGCCCGCGAACTGCACGACGTCGTTGCCCACCATGTGTCGGCGATGGGCGTGCAGGCGGGTGCGGCCCGCGCGGTGATCGAGAGGGATCCGGATGCCGCGCGCGCGGCCCTCGCCGGAGTGGAGGCGTCTGCCCGTTCGGCACTGGAGGAGCTGCGTCACCTGCTCGAAACCCTCCGCACGCCCGACGCCGGGTCCACCGACGCGTCGACGCTGTCCCTGAAGGACGTCGCCGCGCTCGTCGCCCATGCCGAGGAGAACGGCCTGCCGACGAGCTACACCGTCATCGGCGACCCGAGACCCCTGCCCGACGTCGTGCAGGTGAACCTCTACCGCATCGCCCAGGAGGCGCTCACGAATGCACGGCGTCACGCCGGGCCCGACGCGCGTGCCGACGTGCGCCTGCGATTCGAGCGGGACGGGGTCGAGCTCGAGATCACCAACACCGGCCGCGTGGCCACACCCATGCGACCCGGTCTCGGGCTCGTGGGGATGCGCGAGCGCGCGGCCGCGTCCGGCGGCACGCTCGAGGCCGGGCCCCGCGTGCGCGGCGGATTCCGGGTGCGGGTGCACGTGCCGCTTCCCGCCGCGCCCCCGGCGGCGCCGAGGGATGACGCTGCCGTGACGACCGGAGCGGTCCGATGATCCGCGTCCTCCTCGTCGACGACCATGCCGTCATGCGGGCGGGCTTTCGCATGATCCTCGAATCCGAGGATGACATCGCGGTGGTCGCAGAGGCGGCGAACGGCTCCGAGGCGGTCGCCGCGGCATCCGTCCATTCTCCCGACGTGATCTGCATGGACGTGCAGATGCCCGGGATGGACGGGATCACCGCGACCCGCGCCCTCGTCGAGGCGGGATCGGAGGCTGCCGTCCTCATCGTGACCACCTTCGACCGCGACGACTACCTCTTCGAGGCGCTGTCGGCGGGGGCCAGCGGATTCCTGCTGAAGAACGCCGGGCCCGAGGAGCTCGTCCACGCGGTGCGGGTCGCCGCCGCGGGCGACGCGCTGCTCGCACCCGAGGTCACGCGCCGGGTGATCCAGCGGTTCGCGGGCGGCGGCGCGGACTCGGCCCTGAACGCGGCGCCGCGCCCGGCCCCGCCCACCTCGGTCGAGGAGGATCGGCCGAGCGGCGGACCTTTCGCGTCGGATCGTCCGCGTCTGGACCGAATCTCCTCGTCCGGGCCGACGGCGGCGGCGCCCGACGCCGCGCCCGCCGCGCCCGTCGTCGAGCTCACCGATCGCGAGACCGAGGTGCTGCGCCTCGTCGCGCAGGCGCTCAGCAACGCCGAGATCGCCGAGCGGCTCTTCATCGGCGAGGCCACGGTGAAGACCCACGTCTCCAACGTGCTGCAGAAGCTCGGCGCCCGCGACCGGGTCGCCGCGGTGGTCTACGCTCACCGGCACGGCCTCACCTGAGAGCGCGTCAGTCGCCCATCTCTCCCGTGCGGAGCGGGCCGGCGGGGGCGTAGCGAAGCAGCACGGCCCCCTTCTCGGACACGATCGGATCGCCGAGCAGCGTGAGCGTCGCGGGCGACGCCCCCTCGGGGAACACCCGCTTGCCCCGACCGATCACCACCGGGTAGGTGTAGAGCCGGAGCTCGTCGAAGGCCTCCGCGGCGAGGAGGGACTGCACGAAGTCGACGCTCCCGATGACGTGGATGCTCTCGTGCACCGCGCGGAGCGCGATGACGCCCGCCACCGCATCGTCACCCAGAAGCGTCGAGCCCTCCCAGGCGAGCGCGGGGGCGCCCCGGGACGCGACGTACTTCGGGATCGCGGCGAACTTCCGGCCGATGCGGCCGGCGCCGTCGCCCTCGACGTGGTCCGGCCAGTAGGCGGCGAAGATGTCGTACGTGCGCCGCCCGAGCACGAGCGCGTCCATCTCGTCGATGCCGCGGGCGATCTCGCGCCCCTCGATTTCGCCCATCACGGGCGCCTGCCAGCCGCCGTAGGGGAAGTCGCCCGATCGGTCTTCATCGGGCGCCCCCCGGCGCCTGGGCGACACCGTCCAGCGAGACGAACAGGTCGATGATGATGCGTCCGGTCACAGGTCCCCCTCGGCGTCGCGCTGACGTCGACAGCCATCCTCGCCCCTCGAGACCCCGGCCGGAAGAGCGACAGCCCCGGCCCGCCGAAGCGGAGCCGGGGCTGTCGAGGGGGGATGCGTCAGGCGCTGACGAGCTCGTGCGCGTAGCGGTCGACGAGGGCGTTGAACGCCTCGAGGTAGCCGACGAGGAACGCGGCGGTCTCGTCGTTGGTGACCTCACCCGAGTCGGTGAACAGACCCGGGGTGGTCTGGATGTAGCCCTCGGGCTGTCCGAGCGACGGGGCGTTGAAGTGGCTGAGGATGGCCTTCAGGTGCTGCTGGCCCGCGGCGGTGGCGATGCCACCCTGCGAGGTGCCGATGACGGCGGTGGGCTTGCCGTCGAAGGAGTTCTGACCCCAGGGGCGCGCGGCCCAGTCGAGGGCGTTCTTCAGCACGCCGGGGATGGAGCGGCTGTACTCGGGGGTGACGATGATGACGCCGTCGACGTCGGCGAGCGCCTGCTTGAAGTCGCGGGCGACCTCGGGGTAGTCGGCGTCGTAGTCGGGCGAATAGAACGGCAGGTCCTTGATCGGGATCTCGACGAGGGTCGTGCCCTCCGGGGCAAGACGCGCGAGCGCCTCGGCCAGGCGCCGGTTGATCGACGTCGACGAGATGCTCCCGACGATGTACCCGATGGTGCGGTTGCTCATTGAGTTCTCCTCCATAGATGGCGTCTCCCGGCGGGAGACCGCCGTCGGACATTCCAAGAGGGTGAAAGTCGCGGCATCCCTTATGTATTCCCGCGTATGGAAATTTTCTCTCGATGTCGAGGGATCCCCCGCAGGGGGGAGGGCCGAGCGAGCGCGAAACCCGCCCGGGGACGGATGTCGCGGCGCGACGTTCTCCGTAGCGTCGATGTCATCCCCCGCCGGTCCCGACCAGAAGGAGCACCCATGCTGGAACTGAGAGGCATCACCAAGGCGTACGGCGGCCGCCGCGCGCTCGACGACGTGTCGTTCGACGTGCGCCCGGGACGCCTGACGGGCTTCGTCGGCGGCAACGGCGCCGGCAAGACCACGACGATGCGCATCGTCCTCGGGGTCCTGGGCAAAGATGCCGGCACCGTCACGCTCGATGGATCTCCCGTCACCTCCGCCGACCGCCGCCGCTTCGGGTACATGCCCGAGGAGCGGGGGCTGTACCCGAAGATGAAGGTGCTCGAGCACATCGTC encodes the following:
- a CDS encoding response regulator transcription factor — encoded protein: MIRVLLVDDHAVMRAGFRMILESEDDIAVVAEAANGSEAVAAASVHSPDVICMDVQMPGMDGITATRALVEAGSEAAVLIVTTFDRDDYLFEALSAGASGFLLKNAGPEELVHAVRVAAAGDALLAPEVTRRVIQRFAGGGADSALNAAPRPAPPTSVEEDRPSGGPFASDRPRLDRISSSGPTAAAPDAAPAAPVVELTDRETEVLRLVAQALSNAEIAERLFIGEATVKTHVSNVLQKLGARDRVAAVVYAHRHGLT
- a CDS encoding NADPH-dependent FMN reductase, yielding MSNRTIGYIVGSISSTSINRRLAEALARLAPEGTTLVEIPIKDLPFYSPDYDADYPEVARDFKQALADVDGVIIVTPEYSRSIPGVLKNALDWAARPWGQNSFDGKPTAVIGTSQGGIATAAGQQHLKAILSHFNAPSLGQPEGYIQTTPGLFTDSGEVTNDETAAFLVGYLEAFNALVDRYAHELVSA
- a CDS encoding sensor histidine kinase produces the protein MTTPASRITRAPATPAELRADVGLAVGLCVGAVLSAALGSVAGLYYGTDTAQIQWSLLYGVGLTLPLALRRRYPEVVAVAVSLAYFIGVSVRIPEIYVGNIAVFIAFYTVGAWVDNRRRALIVRALIIVGMFLWLLVTTFQSATAPTEEGLSREGVFSPFVAFMLIQFLVNVAFFGGAYYMGDRAYASALQRHALELRTGELEKEREVTAAQAVALDRVKIARELHDVVAHHVSAMGVQAGAARAVIERDPDAARAALAGVEASARSALEELRHLLETLRTPDAGSTDASTLSLKDVAALVAHAEENGLPTSYTVIGDPRPLPDVVQVNLYRIAQEALTNARRHAGPDARADVRLRFERDGVELEITNTGRVATPMRPGLGLVGMRERAAASGGTLEAGPRVRGGFRVRVHVPLPAAPPAAPRDDAAVTTGAVR
- a CDS encoding dihydrofolate reductase family protein; translation: MGEIEGREIARGIDEMDALVLGRRTYDIFAAYWPDHVEGDGAGRIGRKFAAIPKYVASRGAPALAWEGSTLLGDDAVAGVIALRAVHESIHVIGSVDFVQSLLAAEAFDELRLYTYPVVIGRGKRVFPEGASPATLTLLGDPIVSEKGAVLLRYAPAGPLRTGEMGD